From Streptobacillus canis, a single genomic window includes:
- a CDS encoding TM1812 family CRISPR-associated protein yields MGDKKLLIITLTKGIWDKLDFEYRLFENDKEVEIKDYSYFIELYINKYKFDEIICIGTEASSWDYLYNILNKTRNQEEYDWGNIKNEEELNEILNKNTDIKINSVILSSNANKSVRNKIFNLKDKIKEFDDIYIDFSGFPRNLSLDILMIINNMIYSMKGKRKFNFFMQYSDVPNKKSDIFLDNRILNNLVEINNLSSFLNYGDTENLEYMFEEEEAINKFKKMYLAQQFNLVEDFNNTYFSLIKVDKKFEIAKKNKVVNKMFELYSYQYPEIEKLRGNSSPNKKDWENNLIAMSSVNLSRKNLGIAINNIHDMNDNNISKLKKILKNINNSRNQILHAFTYKKSKKSKKRKDYNSILEIYKSFRVLQGQNDKKDVSNVLIWNLGDTDYYEVEYEYKNKKYKDNITLKILDCEEKGKKKYDTILIIGTKTSNWDFLISKLSNQININNTNKNYKEEDINKKLKTIDKRYNAVFIPEGKNNDEIDNIFEILCNKLIEILDIKDGKKYAKNKYKISYDITHSYRSTVYYVIVFFFYLELLFLNIELENITYAQCILNDKENENKKLSNLESRKNKILNCKTILDSLKTEKNKIDLEKYCKNNFDIKIKSEELNKFLTEIPKIFEINDYKSYELIYDRFLNYDNNIGNLKGLELQIYNILKDIIIGDENKDRMIHFIRKQFEFNNLLFVLYNLTDYYYYIIFENENNENEYEKNYDYCKKMSEYFAEDYPFIKEVNEIMFNKKNVRIVAGHNKEIKINNNLDLLKTDLNRLITLFEDNQDKIEGLKKRIGENKK; encoded by the coding sequence ATGGGAGATAAAAAATTATTAATTATAACATTAACAAAAGGAATTTGGGATAAATTAGATTTTGAATATAGATTATTTGAAAATGATAAAGAAGTAGAAATAAAAGACTATAGTTATTTTATTGAACTATATATAAATAAATATAAATTTGATGAAATAATTTGTATAGGAACTGAAGCAAGTTCATGGGATTATTTATATAATATTTTAAATAAAACTAGAAATCAAGAAGAATATGATTGGGGAAATATTAAAAATGAAGAAGAGTTGAATGAAATTTTAAACAAGAATACAGATATTAAAATAAATTCAGTTATTTTAAGTAGCAATGCTAATAAATCAGTTAGGAATAAAATTTTTAATTTAAAGGATAAAATAAAAGAATTTGATGATATATATATAGATTTCTCAGGGTTTCCGAGAAATTTATCATTAGATATATTAATGATAATAAACAATATGATTTACAGTATGAAAGGTAAAAGAAAATTTAATTTTTTTATGCAATATTCTGATGTACCTAATAAGAAGTCAGATATTTTTCTTGATAATAGAATACTTAATAATTTAGTTGAAATAAATAATTTAAGTTCATTTTTAAATTATGGAGATACTGAAAATTTAGAATATATGTTTGAGGAAGAAGAAGCAATTAATAAATTTAAAAAAATGTATTTGGCACAACAATTTAATTTAGTTGAAGATTTTAATAATACCTATTTTTCGCTTATTAAAGTAGATAAGAAATTTGAAATTGCTAAAAAAAATAAAGTTGTAAATAAAATGTTTGAATTATATTCATATCAATATCCTGAAATCGAAAAATTGAGAGGAAATAGTTCTCCAAATAAAAAAGACTGGGAAAATAATTTAATCGCAATGTCTAGTGTTAATTTATCAAGAAAAAATCTTGGAATTGCAATAAACAATATACATGATATGAATGATAACAATATTTCAAAATTAAAAAAAATATTAAAAAATATAAATAATTCTAGAAATCAAATATTACACGCTTTTACATATAAAAAAAGTAAAAAAAGTAAAAAAAGAAAGGATTATAATTCAATATTGGAAATATATAAAAGTTTTAGGGTGTTACAAGGTCAAAATGATAAAAAAGATGTAAGCAATGTTTTGATTTGGAATTTAGGAGATACTGATTATTATGAAGTAGAATATGAGTATAAAAATAAAAAATATAAAGATAATATAACTCTTAAAATACTTGATTGTGAAGAAAAAGGTAAAAAGAAATACGACACTATTCTTATAATTGGGACTAAAACAAGTAATTGGGATTTTTTAATATCCAAACTTAGTAATCAAATTAATATAAATAATACAAATAAAAATTATAAAGAAGAAGATATAAATAAAAAACTTAAAACTATTGATAAGAGATATAATGCTGTTTTTATACCAGAAGGTAAAAATAATGATGAAATTGATAATATTTTTGAAATATTATGTAATAAATTAATAGAAATATTAGATATTAAAGATGGCAAGAAATATGCAAAGAATAAATATAAAATAAGTTATGATATAACTCATTCTTATAGAAGTACGGTTTACTATGTTATAGTCTTTTTTTTCTATTTAGAATTACTATTTTTAAATATTGAATTAGAAAATATTACGTATGCACAATGTATCTTAAATGATAAAGAAAATGAAAATAAAAAATTAAGTAATTTAGAAAGTAGAAAAAATAAAATATTAAATTGTAAAACAATTTTAGATTCATTAAAAACTGAAAAAAATAAAATAGATTTAGAAAAATATTGTAAAAATAATTTTGATATAAAAATAAAAAGTGAAGAATTAAATAAATTTTTAACCGAGATACCTAAAATATTTGAAATAAATGACTATAAATCTTATGAATTAATTTATGACAGATTTTTAAACTATGATAATAACATTGGAAATTTAAAAGGATTAGAACTTCAAATTTATAATATTTTGAAAGATATAATTATTGGTGATGAAAATAAAGATAGAATGATTCACTTTATAAGAAAACAATTTGAATTTAATAATTTACTATTTGTTTTATATAATTTGACTGATTATTATTACTATATAATTTTTGAGAATGAAAATAATGAAAATGAATACGAAAAAAATTATGATTATTGTAAAAAAATGAGTGAATATTTCGCTGAAGATTATCCATTTATTAAAGAGGTAAATGAGATAATGTTTAATAAAAAAAATGTTAGAATAGTAGCAGGACATAATAAAGAAATAAAGATAAATAACAATTTAGATTTATTAAAAACAGATTTAAATAGATTGATTACCTTATTTGAAGATAATCAAGATAAAATAGAAGGTTTAAAAAAAAGAATTGGAGAAAATAAAAAATGA
- a CDS encoding Cas10/Cmr2 second palm domain-containing protein, translated as MKKIVTVETVKIKEYIFATNKLKTIQGASYLLDYVNNVGIRKILKKFNIIAEADPLLNYGEIEKIFKSNEDILKQIEEKVMINDSKLNGELIYIAAGNAKFIIDETVDYNALKKEIEYLYKFVAPGSKIMMEYIEISDKDDISEKIGQLSTIVNQKKNNGFKIENLDLPFIEKCDFSNNELAEIDFEKYLEEYYGSIDNNNYIDNLISKQFKHDYVFQNIVDIILPKIDHYDIIDKLEKIKVRKISLESYMKYIFSEFFRDNDKEFESFYTVIKNKIPGIKFEDEIEAFKDDKSFVGFMYADGDGLGEFLKNKSKEISKLNISIEEKNQEYLKFIKPFSILLDYITKSSLVDTLVEIKKIRENKIQNDNKNENKNDNLFGAFFIVGGDDVCALFKSNEIIDIATKYSEIFSDKMRKINYNQISTSSGVLFVKNKVPFHLMLKQSLVLQKNAKKERFKNIYHNINEDNRVGYIDFLNIASEGNVNIDEFLKKYKENKKVIERPYKASKLKKLKDFIDEISELKENDRISNSSLRQILEYKLDDKLELQRKNIRILNKFFKYSETSQNKLKELWKEIENDINLKKIESKNYCNNILDIVELYDFVGEENEKN; from the coding sequence ATGAAAAAAATTGTAACAGTGGAAACTGTTAAAATTAAAGAGTATATTTTTGCAACAAATAAATTAAAAACAATACAAGGTGCAAGTTATTTATTAGATTATGTAAATAATGTTGGAATCAGAAAAATTCTAAAAAAATTCAATATTATTGCTGAAGCGGACCCTTTATTAAATTATGGTGAAATAGAGAAAATATTCAAGTCAAATGAAGATATATTGAAACAAATAGAAGAAAAAGTAATGATAAATGATTCAAAATTAAATGGGGAATTGATATATATTGCAGCAGGGAATGCTAAATTTATAATTGATGAAACTGTTGATTACAATGCATTAAAAAAAGAAATAGAATATTTATATAAATTTGTTGCACCTGGGTCAAAAATCATGATGGAATATATTGAAATATCTGATAAAGATGATATATCTGAAAAAATAGGGCAATTATCTACAATAGTAAATCAAAAAAAGAATAATGGATTTAAAATAGAAAATTTAGATTTACCATTTATTGAAAAATGTGATTTTTCAAATAATGAATTAGCAGAAATAGATTTTGAAAAATATCTTGAAGAATATTATGGAAGTATTGATAATAATAATTATATAGATAATTTAATTTCAAAACAATTTAAACATGATTATGTTTTTCAAAATATTGTTGATATTATTTTACCTAAAATTGATCATTATGATATTATTGATAAATTAGAGAAAATAAAAGTGAGAAAAATAAGTTTGGAATCATATATGAAATATATTTTCTCTGAATTCTTTAGGGATAATGATAAAGAATTTGAAAGTTTTTATACTGTTATTAAAAATAAAATACCTGGAATTAAATTTGAAGATGAAATTGAAGCATTTAAAGATGATAAATCATTTGTTGGTTTTATGTATGCTGATGGAGATGGTTTAGGAGAATTCTTGAAAAATAAGAGTAAAGAAATATCAAAATTAAATATATCTATAGAAGAAAAAAATCAAGAATATTTAAAATTTATCAAACCTTTTAGTATATTACTAGATTATATTACTAAATCATCTTTAGTTGATACTTTAGTAGAAATAAAAAAAATAAGAGAAAATAAAATTCAAAATGATAATAAAAATGAAAATAAGAATGATAATTTATTTGGAGCCTTTTTCATCGTTGGTGGAGATGATGTTTGTGCCTTATTTAAATCAAATGAAATTATAGATATTGCAACAAAATATTCAGAGATATTTAGTGATAAAATGAGAAAAATTAACTATAATCAGATTTCAACTTCTAGCGGAGTTCTTTTTGTTAAAAATAAAGTACCATTTCATTTAATGTTGAAACAGTCATTAGTATTACAAAAAAATGCTAAAAAAGAAAGATTTAAAAATATTTATCATAATATAAATGAAGATAATAGGGTTGGATATATTGACTTTTTAAATATAGCATCAGAAGGAAATGTGAATATTGATGAATTTCTTAAAAAATATAAAGAAAATAAAAAAGTAATAGAAAGACCATATAAAGCAAGTAAATTGAAAAAATTAAAAGATTTTATTGATGAAATTTCAGAACTTAAAGAAAATGATAGAATTTCAAATTCAAGTTTAAGACAAATATTAGAATATAAATTGGATGATAAACTAGAATTACAAAGAAAGAATATTAGAATTTTAAATAAATTCTTTAAATATAGTGAAACATCGCAAAATAAATTGAAAGAACTTTGGAAAGAAATAGAAAATGATATTAATTTAAAAAAAATTGAGAGTAAAAATTATTGTAACAATATTTTAGATATAGTTGAATTATATGATTTTGTGGGTGAAGAAAATGAAAAAAATTGA
- a CDS encoding CRISPR-associated protein Csx16: MVDLVVTRHKTLVEYLKNNNIISKDCEVIEHASAENVKDKDVIGVLPHSLSCLTNTFTEIVLNIPFEKRGMELTLEEIEKYILSIKKYKVKEIK; the protein is encoded by the coding sequence ATGGTAGATTTAGTTGTTACAAGACATAAAACGTTAGTAGAGTATTTGAAAAATAATAATATAATTTCAAAAGATTGTGAAGTAATTGAGCATGCATCTGCTGAAAATGTTAAAGATAAGGATGTGATAGGAGTTTTACCGCATAGCTTATCATGTCTAACAAATACTTTTACAGAAATTGTATTAAATATACCTTTTGAGAAAAGGGGTATGGAATTAACTTTAGAAGAGATAGAAAAATATATTCTATCAATAAAAAAATATAAAGTGAAAGAAATAAAATAG
- a CDS encoding AAA family ATPase has product MKLTIEKESPTYLLRSYVEALFPIIYINHFDFKYVDELIEKANLNKDIIEYIEGLGVVDSKTRILENEISLVDFLKTIKEFGYENDNVIILKDVHNSLNNIEVISGLKEIIYRNSNIEGYGSSIIIVSSKLNIPIELKEYITILDIPLPENQEIKEILTEFQEDFNIKIEKEILFELKNQFKGLNRFQIIQILNLALQKKGVIDKDGIKLILKTKEQLIKKNGLIDLIRTDDDIESIGGLENLKSWLSDKEKVFRKLTEAIKFGVDIPKGMLITGLPGCGKSLCAKATSGLFKLPLLRLDVGRLLGKYVGESEENMKMVLEVVEAISPCILWIDEVEKAFSGVGNENSGSEVTTRLFGQFLTWMQEKKSNVFVVATANDVSKLPSEFLRKGRFDEIFFVELPKLEERKKILTIHLNKRNKNNSRINIDQIAKITENYSGADLETIVKNAVEKIFINNKLELETIDLENAVKEIKGMGKSFKNLINNIRKNNINYGFKKANKGGR; this is encoded by the coding sequence ATGAAGTTGACAATTGAAAAAGAAAGTCCAACATATTTATTAAGAAGTTATGTTGAAGCATTGTTTCCCATAATATATATTAATCATTTTGATTTTAAATATGTAGATGAATTAATTGAAAAAGCAAATTTAAATAAAGATATTATAGAGTATATTGAAGGTTTAGGTGTTGTTGATTCAAAAACAAGAATTTTAGAAAATGAGATTAGTTTAGTTGATTTTTTAAAAACAATAAAAGAGTTTGGGTATGAAAATGATAATGTAATTATTTTGAAAGATGTTCATAATTCGTTGAATAATATAGAAGTAATATCTGGATTAAAAGAGATTATTTATAGAAATTCTAATATTGAAGGTTATGGTTCGAGTATTATTATTGTTTCAAGTAAATTAAATATACCAATAGAATTAAAAGAATATATAACGATTTTAGATATACCTTTACCAGAAAATCAAGAAATAAAAGAAATTTTAACTGAATTTCAAGAAGATTTTAATATTAAAATAGAAAAAGAAATTTTATTTGAATTAAAAAATCAATTTAAGGGTTTAAATAGATTTCAAATTATACAAATACTTAATTTAGCATTGCAAAAAAAAGGTGTAATCGATAAAGATGGTATAAAGTTAATATTAAAAACTAAAGAGCAATTAATAAAGAAAAATGGTTTAATTGATTTAATAAGAACAGATGATGATATTGAAAGTATAGGTGGACTTGAAAATTTAAAAAGTTGGCTAAGTGATAAGGAAAAAGTATTTAGAAAATTAACTGAAGCTATAAAATTTGGAGTAGATATACCGAAAGGTATGTTAATTACAGGTTTACCTGGATGTGGGAAAAGTTTGTGTGCTAAAGCAACATCAGGATTATTTAAACTTCCATTATTAAGATTAGATGTAGGGAGGTTATTAGGGAAATATGTTGGAGAATCAGAAGAAAATATGAAGATGGTATTAGAAGTTGTAGAAGCAATATCACCTTGTATACTTTGGATAGATGAAGTTGAGAAAGCATTTTCTGGTGTTGGAAATGAAAATAGTGGAAGTGAGGTAACAACTAGATTATTTGGACAATTTTTAACTTGGATGCAAGAGAAAAAATCAAATGTCTTTGTTGTTGCAACAGCAAATGATGTTTCTAAGTTACCATCTGAATTTTTAAGAAAAGGTAGATTTGATGAGATATTTTTTGTTGAGTTACCTAAATTAGAGGAAAGAAAGAAAATTTTAACAATTCATTTAAATAAAAGAAATAAAAATAATAGTAGAATAAATATAGATCAAATAGCAAAAATAACTGAAAATTATAGTGGTGCAGATTTAGAAACAATAGTTAAAAATGCAGTTGAAAAAATATTTATAAATAATAAATTAGAGTTAGAAACTATAGATTTAGAAAATGCTGTAAAGGAAATAAAAGGTATGGGAAAAAGTTTTAAAAATCTGATTAATAATATTAGGAAAAATAATATTAACTACGGATTTAAGAAAGCTAATAAAGGAGGAAGATAA
- a CDS encoding WYL domain-containing protein, with the protein MKIVERRTLTLSRDIYEKFSEDQRMFNLGINEIINRVLTIYLDDISPILKQYLDKIEVVREKEIGINPKYKIRNGRTTYSLKKNTKEIIKKYLNENNKGIEDLSDIILETFKKFYSFERYERERLLNFDMFLKIKEKILTDKFIKCRYNKEGEIHDEIIIPIDMKVGIKEGRNYLVSYRKEVKGNQDHYFNIKFSEILNFEETFEDIIDLDKEEVMDILDNFDETLSWIKKDVPVTVKFTEKGLELFENVIHSYKPRLSERNINENILTRNVIANKFLTEKYFAPYYEHATIVSPSYIREDIMKRLEKMCKNYGIIK; encoded by the coding sequence ATGAAAATAGTTGAGAGAAGAACACTGACATTATCAAGAGATATATATGAAAAGTTTTCTGAAGATCAAAGAATGTTTAATCTAGGTATAAATGAGATAATAAATAGAGTATTAACAATATATTTAGATGACATAAGTCCTATTTTAAAACAATATTTAGATAAAATTGAGGTAGTAAGAGAAAAAGAAATAGGAATTAATCCCAAATATAAGATTAGAAATGGAAGAACAACCTATTCTTTAAAAAAGAATACGAAAGAAATTATAAAAAAATATTTAAATGAAAACAATAAAGGAATAGAAGATCTTTCTGATATTATATTAGAGACATTTAAAAAATTTTATTCTTTCGAAAGATACGAAAGAGAAAGATTACTAAATTTTGATATGTTTTTGAAAATAAAAGAAAAAATATTAACGGATAAATTTATAAAATGTAGATATAATAAAGAAGGAGAAATTCATGATGAAATTATTATACCTATAGATATGAAAGTAGGAATAAAGGAAGGTAGAAATTATTTAGTTTCATATAGAAAAGAAGTAAAAGGTAATCAGGATCATTATTTTAATATAAAATTTTCTGAAATATTGAATTTTGAAGAAACTTTTGAAGATATAATTGATTTAGATAAAGAAGAAGTAATGGACATACTTGATAATTTTGATGAAACTTTATCGTGGATAAAAAAAGATGTACCTGTAACTGTAAAGTTTACAGAGAAGGGTTTAGAATTATTTGAGAATGTGATTCATTCATATAAGCCAAGATTAAGTGAAAGAAATATAAACGAGAATATTTTGACTAGAAATGTAATCGCAAACAAATTTTTAACAGAAAAATATTTTGCTCCTTATTATGAACATGCAACCATAGTAAGTCCTTCATATATTAGAGAAGATATAATGAAAAGATTAGAAAAAATGTGTAAAAATTATGGAATAATAAAATAG
- a CDS encoding RAMP superfamily CRISPR-associated protein, with protein MKGIGFNKFVNKYIINGYLFVYNGLHVGMGTDGSEKDSPFFNVNGEYQIPGSSFRGYLRSKIEKILYNFIENEKDDEIRNEKFLFYINDEKKEKKYSKDTIDIIFGTVEGEKIQAGRIFIPDLPMIKSRNKKDDEKNKTQNRDGIMIDKETGLAKDGAKFDYEVVTRGNIFEFKMILENVEEEEIALILLGLSEIMSDEGDLFGGKLSRGIGRCKLVIDNYKYVDEKSIENYILKGEYIEKKKADFDKLVLEKRKNMSIGGN; from the coding sequence ATGAAAGGGATAGGATTTAATAAATTTGTTAATAAATATATTATAAATGGATATTTATTTGTGTATAATGGATTACATGTAGGAATGGGAACTGATGGTTCAGAAAAAGATTCACCATTTTTTAATGTTAATGGAGAATATCAGATTCCAGGTTCAAGTTTTAGAGGATATTTAAGATCTAAAATTGAAAAAATTTTATATAATTTTATTGAAAACGAAAAAGATGATGAAATTAGAAATGAAAAATTTCTATTTTATATAAATGATGAGAAGAAAGAAAAAAAATATTCTAAAGATACTATAGATATAATTTTTGGTACTGTTGAAGGTGAAAAAATTCAAGCAGGTAGAATATTTATCCCCGATCTTCCGATGATAAAATCTAGAAATAAAAAAGATGATGAGAAAAATAAAACTCAAAATAGAGATGGAATTATGATTGATAAAGAAACAGGATTGGCTAAAGATGGAGCTAAATTTGATTATGAAGTAGTTACAAGAGGAAATATTTTTGAATTTAAAATGATATTAGAGAATGTAGAAGAAGAGGAAATAGCTTTAATTTTATTAGGTTTATCTGAAATAATGAGTGATGAAGGAGATTTATTTGGAGGGAAATTATCTAGGGGTATAGGTAGATGTAAATTGGTAATCGATAACTATAAATATGTTGATGAAAAATCTATAGAGAATTATATATTAAAAGGTGAATATATTGAAAAGAAAAAAGCAGATTTTGATAAACTAGTTTTAGAAAAAAGAAAAAATATGAGTATCGGAGGAAATTAA
- a CDS encoding RAMP superfamily CRISPR-associated protein, with protein sequence MKKIEYVIKLDRGFITSQNGVVGKEIDYTVKVNGEGIPIIYGKHIKGIIRGIYESFLYVDKYKNCLKANELFGSEGIEISKIYFSNLEIDEKKYDVMRRHSVKINPETRTAKEGSLFNYEYIKEGNTFTGEVLIKEDIDELTEELLIGSIRNMDKIGGLKSRGIGHISVEILKIQKIEEEKLMDLGEFKWFDLDLNFVSPLVLEETKITNVSHSRKNLQGSSIRGALIQKGLEKLNGNISNLLDIEVRLVNNKIKLRSEFKPKYRIGGINNVDKSINPKDNKYFNSENGGDIGNKFTRSSATDFEKITDEISIKINNSTRIAEEEMLFNHEIIENKDLNGLYNLKAYIPEKLLTKVEEKNEIYVGKFKSKGFGKIILKVNDENKIKENNIETRIKEFNQKVKKYEKNLDSILTFDLLSDLVLPFQKTEDLLREFLKMLPKELNSNLEGLNERSFIFLDKLKGYNIINNTRKADELIILKGSVLTYKVLNLDKEVIEVLKTIEEKGLGLRRKEGFGIISICTKTDVRGEM encoded by the coding sequence ATGAAAAAAATTGAATATGTAATAAAATTAGATAGAGGATTTATTACTTCTCAAAATGGAGTTGTTGGAAAAGAAATAGATTACACGGTAAAAGTTAATGGTGAAGGAATACCAATTATTTATGGAAAACATATTAAAGGAATAATTCGTGGTATTTATGAATCTTTTTTATATGTAGATAAATATAAAAATTGCTTAAAAGCAAATGAATTATTCGGTTCTGAGGGTATTGAAATATCAAAAATATATTTTTCAAATCTTGAAATTGATGAAAAAAAATACGATGTAATGAGAAGGCATTCAGTTAAAATTAATCCAGAAACAAGAACTGCTAAAGAGGGGTCTTTATTTAATTATGAATATATAAAAGAAGGAAATACATTTACTGGAGAAGTTTTAATAAAAGAAGATATTGATGAATTAACAGAGGAACTTTTAATTGGTTCAATTAGAAATATGGATAAAATTGGTGGGTTGAAATCAAGGGGGATTGGTCATATTTCTGTGGAAATTTTAAAAATACAAAAGATAGAAGAAGAAAAATTAATGGATTTAGGTGAGTTTAAATGGTTTGATTTAGATTTAAATTTTGTATCACCTTTGGTATTGGAAGAAACTAAAATTACTAATGTATCACATTCTAGAAAAAATTTACAAGGAAGTTCGATTAGAGGAGCGTTAATTCAAAAAGGATTAGAAAAATTAAATGGGAATATATCTAATTTATTAGATATAGAAGTTAGACTTGTAAATAACAAAATCAAATTAAGAAGTGAATTTAAACCTAAATATAGAATAGGTGGAATAAATAATGTAGATAAATCTATAAACCCAAAAGATAACAAATACTTTAATTCTGAAAATGGTGGGGATATTGGAAATAAATTTACTCGTTCTTCTGCAACGGATTTTGAAAAAATTACTGATGAAATAAGTATTAAAATTAATAACTCTACAAGAATTGCAGAAGAAGAGATGCTATTTAATCATGAAATCATTGAAAACAAAGATTTGAATGGTTTGTATAATTTAAAAGCATATATTCCTGAAAAATTACTGACTAAAGTAGAAGAAAAAAATGAAATATATGTAGGGAAATTTAAGAGTAAAGGTTTTGGGAAAATTATACTTAAAGTTAATGATGAAAACAAAATAAAAGAAAATAATATTGAGACAAGAATTAAAGAATTTAATCAAAAAGTCAAAAAATATGAAAAAAATCTTGATTCAATATTAACATTTGATTTGTTGTCTGATCTAGTATTACCATTTCAAAAAACAGAAGATCTTTTAAGAGAATTTTTAAAAATGTTACCTAAAGAACTTAATAGTAATTTAGAAGGTTTAAATGAAAGATCTTTCATATTTTTAGATAAATTAAAAGGTTATAATATTATTAATAATACAAGAAAAGCTGATGAACTTATTATTTTAAAAGGTAGTGTTTTAACGTATAAAGTATTGAATTTAGATAAAGAAGTGATAGAAGTACTAAAAACAATCGAAGAAAAAGGATTAGGCTTAAGAAGAAAAGAAGGATTTGGTATTATTTCCATTTGTACTAAGACAGATGTGAGAGGTGAAATGTGA
- a CDS encoding CRISPR-associated endonuclease Cas6 yields the protein MEMVYAIISFDFNQELKSNRMKNLEMLRGNMISKFRNEIRVHNHFEDGKSVYKFPEVQYKYIKNKLSIMFLNDIDLIMKIMKDIKKIKMGEIEYTDFKKDVVIKEYDVKYIENDFITYEFVSDYIPFNQKNYDLYLKANYSLEKAIINNILEFLKGIGLRLNEDEIIRVEKINLNKQNKIVMKNTEFLTFKLSFATNVDLPNYISLGKRKSIGFGVIKKKTNK from the coding sequence ATGGAAATGGTTTATGCGATAATATCTTTTGATTTTAATCAAGAATTAAAATCGAATAGAATGAAGAATTTAGAAATGTTAAGAGGAAATATGATTTCAAAATTTAGAAATGAAATAAGAGTGCATAATCATTTTGAAGATGGTAAATCAGTTTATAAATTTCCGGAAGTGCAATACAAATATATAAAGAATAAGTTAAGTATCATGTTTTTAAATGATATTGATTTAATAATGAAAATAATGAAAGATATAAAAAAAATAAAAATGGGTGAAATTGAATATACAGATTTTAAAAAAGATGTAGTGATAAAAGAATATGATGTTAAATATATTGAAAATGATTTTATTACATATGAATTTGTATCAGACTATATCCCATTTAATCAAAAGAATTATGATTTGTATTTGAAAGCTAATTATAGTTTAGAAAAAGCAATTATAAATAATATACTTGAGTTTTTAAAAGGTATAGGGTTACGTTTGAATGAAGATGAAATAATAAGGGTTGAAAAAATTAATTTAAATAAACAAAATAAGATTGTTATGAAAAACACTGAATTTTTAACCTTTAAGTTGTCATTTGCTACTAATGTTGATTTACCAAATTATATTTCTTTAGGGAAGAGAAAAAGTATAGGATTTGGAGTAATAAAAAAGAAAACTAATAAATGA
- a CDS encoding RAMP superfamily CRISPR-associated protein, translating into MNKYLDTFNKVTIYVEINTLEPCKFLNAVDKSNDNSNIDGKDKGKGKGISNTSTVNYEINNERIFYIPGSTIRGKIREIFSLIQEIKNDKNNLENDLFGIVEGENSVKSRIFVEDAKFQENQIELINQSIPKNKTAESRIIINNCKYFELFDILKIIQLSHYDQFKIGSNKYKGKGLVEIIIKEIKIEFSSLYNEISNEYINYKIEKNFEETFYNIIDKSSIKLGDKYLKLVYEVKKEIIENIFSTDFVKHIEEYRGNKND; encoded by the coding sequence ATGAATAAATATCTTGATACTTTTAATAAAGTTACGATTTATGTTGAAATTAATACCTTAGAACCTTGTAAGTTTTTAAATGCAGTTGATAAATCTAATGATAATAGTAATATTGATGGAAAAGATAAAGGTAAAGGTAAAGGTATTAGCAATACATCGACGGTTAATTATGAAATAAATAATGAAAGAATTTTTTATATCCCAGGTTCAACAATTAGAGGGAAAATTAGAGAAATATTCAGTTTGATTCAAGAAATTAAAAATGATAAAAATAATTTAGAAAATGACTTATTTGGTATTGTAGAAGGAGAAAATTCTGTAAAATCAAGAATATTTGTAGAAGATGCAAAGTTTCAAGAAAATCAAATAGAGTTGATAAATCAAAGTATTCCTAAAAATAAAACAGCAGAGTCTAGAATAATTATAAATAATTGTAAATATTTTGAACTTTTTGATATTTTAAAGATAATACAATTATCACATTATGATCAATTTAAGATAGGAAGTAATAAATATAAGGGAAAAGGACTTGTTGAAATTATAATAAAAGAAATAAAAATAGAATTTTCTTCATTATATAATGAAATATCAAATGAATATATTAATTACAAAATTGAAAAAAATTTTGAAGAAACTTTTTATAATATAATAGATAAAAGTAGCATAAAACTAGGTGATAAGTATCTAAAATTAGTATATGAAGTAAAAAAAGAAATAATTGAAAATATTTTTTCAACCGATTTTGTAAAACATATTGAAGAATATAGGGGTAATAAAAATGATTAA